One window from the genome of Cricetulus griseus strain 17A/GY chromosome 2, alternate assembly CriGri-PICRH-1.0, whole genome shotgun sequence encodes:
- the Iffo2 gene encoding intermediate filament family orphan 2 isoform X2 produces the protein MNLQTMVDTLQEAAQEAEAIQEEMNEKIERLKAELVVFKGLMSDPMTDLDTKIQEKAMKVDMDICRRIDITAKLCDVAQQRNSEDVSKIFQVVPKKKDRKVASDDDISEQDGEVNRFSDEEVGSMNITDEMKRMFNQLRETFDFDDDCDSLTWEENEDTLLLWEDFTNCNPTIDLQGEQEENLGNLIHETESFFKTRDKEYQETIGQIELELATAKSDMNRHLHEYMEMCSMKRGLDVQMETCRRLIKGSADRNSPSPSSVASSDSGSTDEIQDDLEREADVEPMVS, from the exons ATGAATCTTCAGACCATGGTGGACACACTGCAGGAG GCAGCCCAAGAAGCAGAGGCTATCCAGGAGGAGATGAATGAGAAGATTGAACGTCTCAAGGCCGAGCTGGTGGTGTTCAAAGGGCTCATGAGTGAT CCCATGACAGACCTGGACACAAAGATCCAAGAAAAGGCTATGAAGGTGGACATGGACATCTGCCGCCGGATCGATATCACGGCTAAGCTGTGCGATGTCGCGCAGCAGCGGAACTCGGAAGACGTGTCCAAGATCTTCCAG GTGGTCCCAAAGAAGAAAGATCGTAAGGTTGCTTCGGATGATGACATCTCTGAGCAGGACGGGGAGGTGAATCGGTTCTCAGATGAGGAGGTTGGCTCTATGAACATCACAGATGAGATGAAGCGCATGTTTAACCAGCT GCGGGAGACCTTTGATTTTGATGATGACTGTGACAGCCTGACCTGGGAAGAGAATGAAGACACCCTGCTGCTGTGGGAGGATTTTACCAACTGTAACCCGACCATTGACCTGCAGGGCGAG CAAGAAGAAAACTTGGGCAACTTGATCCATGAGACTGAATCCTTCTTCAAGACGAGAGACAAGGAGTACCAGGAGACGATAGGCCAGATCGAG CTGGAGCTGGCCACAGCCAAGAGTGACATGAACCGGCATCTGCACGAGTACATGGAGATGTGCAGCATGAAGCGAGGCCTGGACGTGCAGATGGAGACCTGCCGCCGCCTCATCAAAGGCTCCGCAGACAG GAATTCACCGTCCCCCAGCTCTGTGGCCAGCAGCGACTCAGGAAGTACAGATGAGATCCAGGATGACCTGGAACGGGAGGCAGATGTGGAGCCCATGGTCAGCTGA
- the Iffo2 gene encoding intermediate filament family orphan 2 isoform X1 — protein MSSPPLLASPPGLEGLWEEELAKRMNLQTMVDTLQEAAQEAEAIQEEMNEKIERLKAELVVFKGLMSDPMTDLDTKIQEKAMKVDMDICRRIDITAKLCDVAQQRNSEDVSKIFQVVPKKKDRKVASDDDISEQDGEVNRFSDEEVGSMNITDEMKRMFNQLRETFDFDDDCDSLTWEENEDTLLLWEDFTNCNPTIDLQGEQEENLGNLIHETESFFKTRDKEYQETIGQIELELATAKSDMNRHLHEYMEMCSMKRGLDVQMETCRRLIKGSADRNSPSPSSVASSDSGSTDEIQDDLEREADVEPMVS, from the exons ATGTCCTCGCCTCCCCTCCTGGCCTCCCCTCCCGGCCTTGAAGGGTT ATGGGAGGAAGAGCTGGCCAAGCGTATGAATCTTCAGACCATGGTGGACACACTGCAGGAG GCAGCCCAAGAAGCAGAGGCTATCCAGGAGGAGATGAATGAGAAGATTGAACGTCTCAAGGCCGAGCTGGTGGTGTTCAAAGGGCTCATGAGTGAT CCCATGACAGACCTGGACACAAAGATCCAAGAAAAGGCTATGAAGGTGGACATGGACATCTGCCGCCGGATCGATATCACGGCTAAGCTGTGCGATGTCGCGCAGCAGCGGAACTCGGAAGACGTGTCCAAGATCTTCCAG GTGGTCCCAAAGAAGAAAGATCGTAAGGTTGCTTCGGATGATGACATCTCTGAGCAGGACGGGGAGGTGAATCGGTTCTCAGATGAGGAGGTTGGCTCTATGAACATCACAGATGAGATGAAGCGCATGTTTAACCAGCT GCGGGAGACCTTTGATTTTGATGATGACTGTGACAGCCTGACCTGGGAAGAGAATGAAGACACCCTGCTGCTGTGGGAGGATTTTACCAACTGTAACCCGACCATTGACCTGCAGGGCGAG CAAGAAGAAAACTTGGGCAACTTGATCCATGAGACTGAATCCTTCTTCAAGACGAGAGACAAGGAGTACCAGGAGACGATAGGCCAGATCGAG CTGGAGCTGGCCACAGCCAAGAGTGACATGAACCGGCATCTGCACGAGTACATGGAGATGTGCAGCATGAAGCGAGGCCTGGACGTGCAGATGGAGACCTGCCGCCGCCTCATCAAAGGCTCCGCAGACAG GAATTCACCGTCCCCCAGCTCTGTGGCCAGCAGCGACTCAGGAAGTACAGATGAGATCCAGGATGACCTGGAACGGGAGGCAGATGTGGAGCCCATGGTCAGCTGA